The stretch of DNA TCGCAGTTCAACGAGGGAGCAGACGAGGTGGTGATAAAGGCCAGGGGCAGAGCCATCTCAAGGGCAGTGGACACCGCGGAGGTCGTACGAACGAGGTTTCTACATGGAGTAATGCCAAAGGACATCAGGATATCGACGGAGCATGTGGAGGGGCACAAGGGAGACATGGTGAAGGTGTCCTCGATAGAGATATTCCTCACAAAGGAAGCGGCTGAGGGGGAGTGAGGCGCCCTCGAGACCCTTTCATGCCGAGCCTGGGGGCTCTGGCAGCCGCCCATACACCGATACCAGTCTATCCATCATCCTATCCCACGTGGGCTGGTTGCTCTGGGCGCCCCATCCCTCTATCACGAATGAGGCGACGGTGCTTCCCACCTTTGCAGCACTCACTAAGTCATATCCCCTCTGCAACGCAGTGAACAGCCCACTCCTGTAGCCATCTCCGGCTCCCGTGGGGTCTATCACCCTCGTCCTCACGGCAGGCACGTGCACGCTGCTGCCATCTGTATGCACCATGCTCCCATCCCTGTCCATCGTCACTATTATGGCATGTAGCCGCTCCAGGAGCTCGTCAATGGTGGTGCTCAGCATGCTCAGGATGCGCTCCATCTCGTGTCTGTTGCATATGAGCATCTGGCAGCTCGAGAGCACGGCATCGAGCATCTCTGCATCATAGTTCACGATGTCCTGTCCGGGGTCGAACGACGCAAACTCTGCCATCTGTGCCGCCCTCGCATTGTACATGGGGTGTCCAGTTGCCATGTGGATGGCAGCACTGGGCTTGGGTACCATGTGCTCAAACTCACTGGAGGCTCCCCAGTAGAAGAATGTCATCTGGTCTCCACTCTCATCAGTCATCACATATGCCCTCGATGTGGGCTGCTCGCTCACGTGGAGCTCGAGCCCTATGCCCAGATGCTCGAGATGGCGCATGTAATCTGAGTGCACGAAGTCCCTGCCCACTGCCGAGCGCAGCGTACACCTTCCCCCCAGCTTGGCGATGCCAGTGCATATGTTGGCAGCCCCCCCTCCGTATGCCCTCACACACTCTCGTACGGGCACAGAGCTGTTGGGTGCGGGAAACTCATCCACTCTCATCAAGTAGTCAATGGCAGTGTGCCCTATGATGGTTATGTGCTGCATGCAGGGAGCTGGGTGCCATTGCTCATAATGGTTTTGGCTTTTTACAAAAGCCAGCAAAATAGCACATTAAGGAGGATGGCTGTGCCATCCCCCATAATCCACTCACGTCGGCTTTTTACAAAAGCCGGCAAAATAGCGCATTAAGGGGTGTGGCTTAGCCACACCCCATAATCCACTCACGTGCCAGCTTCGTTAAGCTGCAGCGAAGGGAGCCGCAGGGCTCCCCGTACCTTCCAAAAGCTCTTTAACCTTCGTATGATATGTACCTCCAATGTTTGCCGGACGGCACATCATCTCCACGAGGGAGTTCTCCAAGGATGAGATAGACCACATCCTGAAGGTGGCAGAGCGGCTCGAGCCCTATGCCCTTGGAAAGGAGAAGGCCCGCCTGCTCGCTGGCAGGCTGTTTGCCATGCTGTTCTTTGAACCCTCCACGAGGACGAGGCTGTCCTTCGAGGCGGCAGCCAAGCGGCTTGGGGGGAGCACGATTGGCTTTAGCTCCACCGAGTCCACCTCTGCCGCAAAGGGCGAGAGCCTTGCAGACACCGTGAGGGTACTCTCAGGGTATGCAGATGCGCTCATCATCCGCCATCCGAGAGAGGGGGCGGCGAGGTTTGCGGCTCGGCACTCGAGGGTGCCCGTCATCAATGCCGGCGATGGAGCAGGACACCACCCCACCCAGACACTGCTCGACCTGTACACACTCAGGAAGGAGTGTGGGCTGGAGGGCGTGAGGATTGCCCTCGTGGGGGACCTGAAGTATGGCAGAACAGTGCACTCGCTGGCTTACGCGCTCGCACTGTATGAGGCAGAGATGTTCATGGTGTCTCCTCCGCAGCTGCGCATGCCAGGCCACATAATCACTGACCTCGTGCAGATGGGGGTGCACGTCCACGAGAGCCAGAGCCTCCAGGAGGTGATGGGGGAGGTGGACGCCATATACCTCACGAGGATACAGAGGGAGAGGTTTCCAGACCCCACGGAGTACCAGCGGGTCGCAGGTTCGTACCGGCTCACAGCGAGCATGCTGCAGCATGCAAGCCCACGCACAATCGTGATGCACCCACTGCCAAGGGTGGACGAGATAGCCCCTGACGTGGACAGCACTCCCCATGCCAGATACTTCGAGCAGTCCTCCTATGGGGTGCCCGTCAGGATGGCGCTGCTGTGCTTGCTCACGGGGGTGATTGAGTGAGTGGTGCCGTGCACGAGCTTAAGGTGAAGAGAATCGAGAGCGGTACGGTGATAGACCACATTCCTCCTGGTCAAGCCCTCAACGTGCTGAAGATACTGGGAATTGGGGGCGGCTCCGATGCGGTGGTCAGCATGGTGATGAACGTGGAGAGCTGCAAGGGGCCTGGAAGAAAGGACATCGTGAAGATAGAGAACAGAGAGCTTGCGCCCTCAGAGCTCGACCAGATAGCTCTCATA from Methermicoccus shengliensis DSM 18856 encodes:
- the albA gene encoding DNA-binding protein Alba; this translates as SQFNEGADEVVIKARGRAISRAVDTAEVVRTRFLHGVMPKDIRISTEHVEGHKGDMVKVSSIEIFLTKEAAEGE
- a CDS encoding carbohydrate kinase family protein gives rise to the protein MQHITIIGHTAIDYLMRVDEFPAPNSSVPVRECVRAYGGGAANICTGIAKLGGRCTLRSAVGRDFVHSDYMRHLEHLGIGLELHVSEQPTSRAYVMTDESGDQMTFFYWGASSEFEHMVPKPSAAIHMATGHPMYNARAAQMAEFASFDPGQDIVNYDAEMLDAVLSSCQMLICNRHEMERILSMLSTTIDELLERLHAIIVTMDRDGSMVHTDGSSVHVPAVRTRVIDPTGAGDGYRSGLFTALQRGYDLVSAAKVGSTVASFVIEGWGAQSNQPTWDRMMDRLVSVYGRLPEPPGSA
- the pyrB gene encoding aspartate carbamoyltransferase, translated to MFAGRHIISTREFSKDEIDHILKVAERLEPYALGKEKARLLAGRLFAMLFFEPSTRTRLSFEAAAKRLGGSTIGFSSTESTSAAKGESLADTVRVLSGYADALIIRHPREGAARFAARHSRVPVINAGDGAGHHPTQTLLDLYTLRKECGLEGVRIALVGDLKYGRTVHSLAYALALYEAEMFMVSPPQLRMPGHIITDLVQMGVHVHESQSLQEVMGEVDAIYLTRIQRERFPDPTEYQRVAGSYRLTASMLQHASPRTIVMHPLPRVDEIAPDVDSTPHARYFEQSSYGVPVRMALLCLLTGVIE
- the pyrI gene encoding aspartate carbamoyltransferase regulatory subunit produces the protein MSGAVHELKVKRIESGTVIDHIPPGQALNVLKILGIGGGSDAVVSMVMNVESCKGPGRKDIVKIENRELAPSELDQIALIAPDATVNIIRDYTVVEKHKVVLPKMAVGVLRCANPNCISNTSEPIASEFVVESTHPVVVRCVYCERKLSGNLADHLL